A region of the Polynucleobacter asymbioticus genome:
CCCTTTTGGCGCTCTCAATGATCCCTACTGTCATTGGCGCATGGCTTGGCGTTGCATTTGGGCTTAACTTCATGGCGGGCAGTCCTTTTATGGGCTTCATCGTCTTTATGGCAATCGCTTTTGGCTTTTTCTGGGCTATTGATAAAAACAAGGACACTGGCTTAGGTGTTCTGTTGCTACTGGGCTTCACTTTCTTCATGGGCATCATGATGTCCGGCTTAGTGGGCTACACACTCAATAGCTACAGCAATGGTGCAACATTGATCATGCTGGCCTTTGGTGGCACTGCGGCAATCTTTGCTGTCATGGCAACTATCGCCACTGTGAGCAAGAGTGACTTCTCCGGCATGGGCAAATGGTTGATGGTGGGTGTACTGCTCTTGATCGTGGCTTCATTGGCCAATATCTGGTTGCAACTACCTGCTTTGATGTTGACTGTGATGGTTTTGGCAATTGCGATCTTCTCAGCCTTCATCTTGGTTGACGTACAGCGCATCATCAATGGTGGCGAGACTAACTACGTGATGGCTACATTAGCCATCTACTTAGACGTCTATAACGTCTTCACTAACTTGCTCGCACTCTTGGGCATTGTGGGTGGCGACAGAGACTAAGTCTTTGTTTCTAGCTTTAATAGAAAAGGCACCTGCGGGTGCCTTTTTCTTTATCTCGATATTGACTCTTTGCCCTCAAGGCCTTTCAAATACCGCCATCGACTCTACATGTGATGTGTGGGGGAACATATTGACGATGCCCGCACTCTTGAGGACATAGCCCGCCTGATGGCACAGGATATCGGTATCTCTGGCTAGAGTCTTAGGATTGCACGACACATACACAATCCGATGCGGTGGTAGATCACTGCCCTGCTCATGTAATTGGGCTAAGGCCTGGCAGATCTCCATGGCGCCTTCACGGGGAGGATCCATTAACCAGCGCTCAGCTCTACCCCATGAGGCAATTGTCTCTGTGCTCACTTCAAATAAATTGCTTTGCATGAAGCTGACTGTATCGGCGAGCTGATTGTGCTCTGCATTCGCTTTGGCTCTAGTAGTTAAACTTTCTAGACCCTCAATACCTAA
Encoded here:
- a CDS encoding Bax inhibitor-1 family protein → MSDLNSYGFGQTSSISTPQIRNRVLRNTYALLALSMIPTVIGAWLGVAFGLNFMAGSPFMGFIVFMAIAFGFFWAIDKNKDTGLGVLLLLGFTFFMGIMMSGLVGYTLNSYSNGATLIMLAFGGTAAIFAVMATIATVSKSDFSGMGKWLMVGVLLLIVASLANIWLQLPALMLTVMVLAIAIFSAFILVDVQRIINGGETNYVMATLAIYLDVYNVFTNLLALLGIVGGDRD